Proteins from one Zavarzinia compransoris genomic window:
- the recJ gene encoding single-stranded-DNA-specific exonuclease RecJ — MMPAARPDFPAGTDLVLGVERSFAGRPWRFRVGDEREALALAQATGLDAVTARVLVGRGLSIETVDRFLNPSLRADMPDPARLKDMERAAARLADAVIAGEEIAVFGDYDVDGATSAAVLIRYFKALRRPLRLYVPDRQREGYGPNVAALEFLAREGVRLVIAVDCGTLAFQPFEAARAAGLEIIVSDHHQAEPLLPAVHALVNPNRLDDESGLGHLAAVGVTFLLVVALNRDLRRRGFFGDGAPPDLMALLDLVALGTVADVVPLTGLNRTFVTQGLKVMAARGNAGIAALMDVARVDTAPTAYHLGYLLGPRVNAGGRVGQADLGAQLLATDDPEFATALAARLDALNRERQAIEKEVEAAAVEAVESRLARGNGVGPLVLAAGAGWHPGVVGIVASRLKERYRRPTFVLSIIEDGRAKGSGRSIPGIDLGAAVAAARATGLIDEGGGHAMAAGITVPTARLDDLEHFWAGRFETLVEHALARDGLKIDAAIGLAGISGDLVARLAQVAPFGQGNPEPRFVLPAVRIAHAAPMGKGHLRLRLEDAGGRSAEAVAFRSGDGAVVEGLAAAAARGAPVHLAGHVRAEIWQGRSRLRLMIEDAADAAGL; from the coding sequence ATGATGCCCGCCGCCCGTCCCGATTTCCCGGCCGGCACCGACCTCGTGCTCGGGGTCGAGCGCTCTTTCGCCGGCCGGCCCTGGCGCTTCCGGGTGGGGGACGAGCGGGAGGCGCTGGCGCTGGCCCAGGCCACCGGCCTCGATGCGGTGACGGCGCGGGTGCTGGTCGGGCGCGGGCTCTCGATCGAGACGGTGGACCGCTTCCTGAACCCCAGTCTCCGGGCCGACATGCCCGATCCCGCCCGCCTGAAGGATATGGAGCGCGCGGCCGCCCGCTTGGCCGACGCGGTGATCGCGGGCGAGGAGATCGCCGTCTTCGGCGATTACGACGTCGACGGCGCCACCTCGGCGGCGGTGCTGATCCGCTATTTCAAGGCGCTGCGCCGGCCCTTGCGGCTTTATGTGCCGGACCGCCAGCGCGAGGGCTATGGCCCCAATGTCGCCGCCCTCGAATTCCTGGCGCGGGAAGGGGTGCGGCTGGTGATCGCCGTCGATTGCGGCACCCTGGCCTTTCAGCCGTTCGAGGCGGCGCGGGCGGCCGGGCTTGAGATCATCGTCTCCGACCATCACCAGGCGGAACCGCTGCTGCCCGCGGTCCATGCCCTGGTCAATCCGAACCGGCTGGACGACGAGTCCGGCCTCGGCCACTTGGCGGCGGTCGGGGTGACGTTCCTGCTGGTCGTCGCGCTCAATCGCGACTTGCGCCGCCGCGGCTTCTTCGGCGACGGGGCGCCGCCGGACCTGATGGCGCTGCTCGACCTCGTGGCGTTGGGCACCGTTGCCGACGTCGTGCCCCTGACCGGCCTCAACCGCACCTTCGTCACCCAGGGCTTGAAGGTGATGGCGGCGCGGGGCAATGCGGGCATTGCGGCGCTGATGGATGTGGCGCGGGTCGATACGGCGCCGACCGCCTATCACCTCGGGTATCTGCTCGGGCCCCGGGTCAATGCCGGGGGGCGGGTGGGGCAGGCCGATCTCGGCGCCCAGTTGCTGGCGACCGACGATCCGGAATTCGCCACCGCCCTGGCGGCCCGTCTCGATGCCTTGAACCGCGAGCGCCAGGCGATCGAGAAAGAGGTCGAGGCGGCGGCGGTCGAGGCGGTGGAAAGCCGGCTGGCGCGGGGCAATGGTGTCGGCCCCCTGGTGCTGGCGGCGGGTGCGGGCTGGCATCCGGGCGTCGTCGGCATCGTCGCCAGCCGCCTGAAGGAACGCTATCGCCGGCCGACCTTCGTGCTCTCGATCATCGAGGACGGCCGGGCCAAGGGCTCGGGCCGCTCGATCCCCGGGATCGACCTTGGCGCGGCGGTGGCGGCGGCAAGGGCTACCGGCCTGATCGACGAGGGCGGCGGCCACGCCATGGCCGCGGGCATCACCGTGCCCACGGCCCGCCTCGACGACCTGGAACATTTCTGGGCTGGCCGCTTCGAGACCCTGGTCGAACACGCGCTCGCCCGCGACGGCCTGAAGATCGACGCCGCCATCGGCCTTGCCGGGATCAGCGGCGACCTGGTGGCGCGGCTGGCCCAGGTCGCCCCCTTCGGCCAGGGCAATCCGGAGCCGCGCTTCGTCCTGCCCGCGGTCCGCATCGCCCATGCCGCGCCCATGGGCAAGGGTCACCTGCGCCTGCGCCTCGAAGATGCGGGCGGCCGCTCGGCGGAGGCGGTGGCCTTCCGTTCCGGCGACGGCGCCGTGGTCGAGGGGCTGGCCGCGGCGGCGGCCCGGGGCGCGCCCGTCCATCTCGCCGGTCATGTCCGTGCCGAAATATGGCAGGGCCGGTCCCGCCTTCGCCTCATGATCGAGGATGCGGCCGATGCGGCCGGCCTCTAG
- a CDS encoding SDR family oxidoreductase: protein MKTILITGCSSGYGLETARHFLGQGWHVVATMRRPRADLLPPAENLRLLPLDVTDEASIAAAVKAAGPIDVLVNNAGIGVVGAFEATPMAHIRKIFETNTFGVMALTQAVIPQMRERRAGTIVNVTSSVTLAPMPLAAAYTASKQAIEGFTGSLAHELGHFNIRVRLVEPGYAPTTRFAANTEVRIEDLVPETYAGFAAPIFQAFARPALTTRESDVAEAVWAAVDDGTARLRFPAGADAVALAGTA, encoded by the coding sequence ATGAAGACGATATTGATCACCGGCTGTTCTTCGGGCTATGGGCTCGAGACGGCGCGCCATTTCCTGGGCCAGGGCTGGCATGTGGTCGCGACCATGCGCCGACCGCGGGCGGACCTTCTGCCGCCGGCCGAAAACCTGCGCCTCCTGCCGCTGGACGTTACGGACGAGGCCAGCATCGCGGCAGCGGTCAAGGCCGCGGGGCCGATCGACGTCCTGGTCAACAATGCGGGCATCGGCGTCGTCGGCGCCTTCGAGGCGACGCCCATGGCCCATATCCGCAAAATCTTCGAGACCAATACCTTCGGCGTGATGGCCCTGACCCAGGCCGTCATCCCGCAGATGCGCGAACGCCGCGCCGGCACCATCGTCAACGTCACGTCGAGCGTGACCCTGGCGCCCATGCCGCTGGCCGCCGCCTATACCGCCAGCAAGCAGGCGATCGAGGGCTTTACCGGCTCGCTGGCCCATGAACTCGGGCATTTCAATATCCGGGTCCGGCTGGTGGAGCCCGGCTATGCCCCGACCACGCGCTTTGCCGCGAATACCGAGGTCCGCATCGAGGATCTGGTGCCCGAGACTTACGCCGGCTTCGCCGCCCCGATCTTCCAGGCCTTCGCCCGGCCGGCCCTGACCACCCGGGAAAGCGACGTCGCGGAAGCGGTATGGGCCGCGGTCGACGACGGCACGGCCAGGCTTCGCTTCCCGGCAGGCGCCGATGCGGTCGCCCTGGCCGGCACCGCCTAG
- a CDS encoding vitamin B12-dependent ribonucleotide reductase translates to MRIERRFTTEGNSPYAGIEFQEVSSEIRNPDGSVVFKLGAMEVPAAWSQVATDILAQKYFRKAGIPARLKKVKEKGVPSWLWRSVADETALAKLPADERYGDERTGRQVFDRLSGTWTYWGWKAGMFDGEADALAFRDELAFMLANQMCAPNSPQWFNTGLHWAYGIDGPAQGHFYVDEKSGQVTRSTSAYERPQPHACFIQGIEDDLVNDGGIMDLWIREARLFKYGSGTGTNFSKLRGVSEKLAGGGKSSGLMSFLKIGDRAAGAIKSGGTTRRAAKMVIVDVDHPDIEEFIDWKVIEEQKVAALVAGSKLAEVHMNAILAACHLDTVGGDARFEPKQNEALKQAIKAARKAMIPDNYIQRAIQFARQGYRDLEFRVYDTDWDSDAYLTVSGQNSNNSVRVTDEFLNAVLADRDWQLTARTTGKVTKTVKAAELWEKIGLAAWQCADPGLQYHTTVNDWHTCSNSGPIRGSNPCSEYMFLDDTACNLASLNLLTFRRDDGSFDVAAFEHSVRLWTLVLEISVTMAQFPSPKIAELSYRYRTLGLGFANIGGYLMASGLSYDSDEGRAFGGAVSAVMTGIAYATSAEMAKELGAFPGFADNRAPMLRVVRNHRRAAHGVATGYENLHTLPVALDHANIREAGLAAAAKRAWDLALELGEQHGYRNAQATVVAPTGTIGLVMDCDTTGIEPDFALVKFKKLAGGGYFKIINRIVPVALATLGYGEKDIADIVAYAVGHGTLAGSPAISHAALKAKGFGPAQIEAVEKNLAQAFDVKFAFNKWTVGEDFCLKTLKLPAEKLDDPGFDFLGALGFSKADIELANVHVCGAMTLEGAPHLRDEHLPVFDCANPCGRIGKRYLSVESHIRMMAAAQPFISGAISKTINMPASATVEECKEAYLLSWRLALKANALYRDGSKLSQPLASQILEEVNDEVGEDATPMVKGQVIAERIVERIVEKVVPGVGVRQRLPHRRKGYTQKANVGGHKVYLRTGEYDDGKLGELFIDMHKEGAAFRSLMNNFAIAVSIGLQYGVPLEEFVDAFTFTRFEPAGMVEGNEVIKMATSILDYVFRELAVSYLARNDLAHVEPADLRFDAMGDGADEAALDGAPQRREAVDAKAAAFKASVTAPVSNGYVRSNLYVLNAAAQGLRQAAQASHASEAVALVAEPEVAVAAQAESASAAVAVAASAVSAAEKRLARIREARVKGYVGDACGDCGNFTLVRNGTCLKCDTCGSTSGCS, encoded by the coding sequence ATGCGGATCGAGCGGCGATTCACGACCGAAGGCAACTCTCCCTACGCGGGCATCGAGTTTCAGGAAGTATCGAGCGAGATCCGCAATCCGGACGGTTCGGTGGTGTTCAAGCTGGGCGCCATGGAAGTCCCCGCCGCCTGGAGCCAGGTCGCGACCGACATCCTGGCCCAGAAGTATTTCCGCAAAGCCGGGATTCCCGCCCGCCTGAAGAAGGTGAAGGAAAAGGGCGTGCCGTCCTGGCTGTGGCGTTCCGTCGCCGACGAGACGGCGCTGGCCAAGCTGCCGGCGGACGAGCGCTACGGCGACGAGCGCACCGGCCGCCAGGTCTTCGACCGCCTGTCCGGCACCTGGACTTATTGGGGCTGGAAGGCCGGCATGTTCGACGGCGAAGCGGATGCCCTCGCCTTCCGCGACGAACTGGCCTTCATGCTGGCGAACCAGATGTGCGCGCCCAATTCGCCGCAATGGTTCAACACCGGCCTGCACTGGGCCTATGGCATCGACGGCCCGGCCCAGGGCCATTTCTATGTCGACGAGAAGAGCGGGCAGGTCACCCGTTCCACCTCCGCCTACGAGCGGCCGCAGCCCCATGCCTGCTTCATCCAGGGCATCGAGGACGACCTCGTGAACGACGGCGGCATCATGGACCTGTGGATCCGGGAAGCCCGCCTGTTCAAATATGGTTCGGGCACCGGCACCAATTTCTCCAAGCTGCGCGGCGTCAGCGAAAAGCTGGCGGGCGGCGGCAAGTCGTCGGGCCTGATGTCCTTCCTGAAGATCGGCGACCGGGCAGCGGGCGCCATCAAGTCGGGCGGGACCACGCGGCGCGCGGCCAAGATGGTGATCGTCGACGTCGACCATCCGGACATCGAGGAATTCATCGACTGGAAGGTGATCGAGGAACAGAAGGTGGCGGCCCTGGTCGCCGGCTCCAAGCTCGCCGAAGTCCATATGAACGCGATCCTCGCGGCCTGCCATCTCGACACGGTGGGCGGCGACGCCCGCTTCGAGCCGAAGCAGAACGAGGCGCTGAAACAGGCGATCAAGGCCGCCCGCAAGGCCATGATCCCGGACAATTACATCCAGCGCGCCATCCAGTTCGCCCGCCAGGGCTATCGCGACCTCGAATTCCGCGTCTATGACACGGATTGGGATTCGGACGCCTATCTGACCGTCTCCGGCCAGAATTCCAACAATTCGGTCCGCGTCACCGACGAATTCCTGAACGCCGTGCTGGCCGACCGCGACTGGCAGCTGACCGCGCGCACCACCGGCAAGGTGACGAAGACGGTGAAGGCCGCCGAACTGTGGGAAAAGATCGGCCTTGCCGCCTGGCAATGCGCCGATCCGGGCCTGCAGTATCACACCACGGTGAACGACTGGCATACCTGCAGCAATTCGGGCCCGATCCGCGGCTCGAACCCCTGCTCGGAATATATGTTCCTGGACGATACGGCCTGCAATCTGGCGTCCCTGAACCTTCTCACCTTCCGCCGGGACGACGGCAGCTTCGATGTCGCCGCCTTCGAGCATTCGGTCCGCCTCTGGACCCTGGTGCTCGAAATCTCGGTGACCATGGCGCAGTTCCCCTCGCCGAAGATCGCCGAACTGTCGTACCGCTACCGCACCCTCGGGCTCGGCTTCGCCAATATCGGCGGCTATCTGATGGCGTCGGGCCTGTCCTACGACTCGGACGAGGGCCGGGCTTTCGGCGGCGCCGTCTCGGCGGTGATGACCGGCATCGCCTATGCCACCTCGGCCGAGATGGCGAAGGAACTGGGCGCCTTCCCCGGCTTTGCCGACAATCGCGCGCCCATGCTGCGGGTGGTGCGCAACCACCGCCGCGCCGCCCACGGCGTTGCCACCGGCTATGAGAACCTGCACACGCTGCCGGTCGCCCTCGACCATGCGAATATCCGCGAGGCCGGCCTTGCCGCCGCCGCCAAGCGGGCCTGGGACCTGGCGCTGGAACTGGGCGAGCAGCACGGCTATCGCAATGCCCAGGCGACGGTGGTCGCGCCCACCGGCACCATCGGCCTGGTCATGGATTGCGACACCACGGGGATCGAGCCGGACTTCGCCCTGGTGAAGTTCAAGAAGCTGGCGGGCGGCGGCTATTTCAAGATCATCAACCGCATCGTCCCCGTCGCCCTGGCCACCCTCGGCTATGGCGAGAAGGACATCGCCGACATCGTCGCCTATGCGGTCGGCCACGGCACGCTGGCGGGCTCGCCGGCGATTTCGCATGCCGCGCTGAAGGCCAAGGGCTTCGGCCCGGCCCAGATCGAGGCGGTGGAAAAGAACCTCGCCCAGGCCTTCGACGTGAAGTTCGCCTTCAACAAATGGACCGTCGGCGAAGACTTCTGCCTGAAGACCCTGAAACTGCCGGCGGAGAAGCTGGACGATCCGGGCTTCGATTTCCTCGGTGCGCTCGGCTTCTCCAAGGCCGACATCGAACTGGCTAATGTCCACGTCTGCGGCGCCATGACCCTCGAAGGCGCGCCGCACCTGCGGGACGAGCATCTGCCGGTCTTCGACTGCGCCAATCCTTGCGGCCGGATCGGCAAGCGCTATCTCTCGGTCGAAAGCCACATCCGCATGATGGCGGCGGCCCAGCCCTTCATCTCGGGCGCCATTTCCAAGACCATCAACATGCCGGCATCGGCGACGGTCGAGGAATGCAAGGAAGCCTATCTCCTGTCCTGGCGACTGGCGCTGAAGGCGAATGCGCTCTATCGCGACGGCTCGAAACTGTCGCAGCCGCTGGCCAGCCAGATCCTGGAAGAGGTGAACGACGAGGTCGGCGAAGACGCCACCCCCATGGTGAAAGGCCAGGTCATCGCCGAGCGGATCGTCGAGCGCATCGTCGAGAAGGTCGTGCCCGGCGTCGGCGTGCGCCAGCGCCTGCCCCACCGCCGCAAGGGCTATACCCAGAAGGCCAATGTCGGCGGCCACAAGGTCTATCTCCGCACCGGCGAATATGACGACGGCAAGCTGGGCGAATTGTTCATCGACATGCACAAGGAAGGCGCCGCCTTCCGCAGCCTGATGAACAATTTCGCCATCGCGGTCTCGATCGGGCTTCAGTACGGCGTCCCGCTCGAGGAATTCGTCGATGCCTTCACCTTCACCCGCTTCGAGCCGGCGGGCATGGTCGAAGGCAACGAGGTCATCAAGATGGCGACCTCGATCCTCGATTACGTCTTCCGGGAACTGGCCGTCTCCTACCTCGCCCGCAACGACCTTGCCCATGTCGAGCCGGCGGACCTGCGCTTCGACGCCATGGGCGACGGCGCGGACGAAGCCGCCCTCGACGGCGCCCCGCAGCGCCGCGAGGCGGTGGATGCCAAGGCCGCCGCCTTCAAGGCGTCGGTCACCGCCCCGGTCTCGAACGGCTATGTCCGCTCCAACCTCTATGTCCTGAACGCCGCCGCGCAAGGCTTGCGTCAGGCGGCCCAGGCCTCCCATGCCTCGGAAGCCGTCGCCCTGGTGGCGGAGCCGGAGGTTGCCGTCGCCGCCCAGGCGGAAAGCGCCAGTGCTGCGGTGGCGGTCGCCGCCAGCGCGGTTTCCGCGGCCGAAAAGCGCCTCGCCCGCATCCGCGAGGCGCGGGTGAAGGGCTATGTCGGCGATGCCTGCGGCGATTGCGGCAATTTCACCCTGGTGCGCAACGGCACCTGCCTGAAGTGCGACACCTGCGGCTCGACCAGCGGCTGCTCGTAA
- a CDS encoding ferritin-like domain-containing protein, giving the protein MLPIPASLSACAVEVLTTADALEKAAKSRRFAKAWRDGRAAGGAMPIGSAVPPPRPARPAKPDLLPPRDVPRRRPGSPQGRKALLHAVAHIELNAIDLHWDIVARFTATPLPVDFYDDWVRTADEEARHFELLSDCLHARGSFYGDLPAHAEMWRAAEDTAHDLLARLTVVPMVLEARGLDVTPAMIEIFRKAGPAEADAVAALETIYAEEVGHVAHGTKWFHVLCARHGLPPRETFHALIRQYFHGALKPPFNDERRAAAGLPPDFYRPLAEG; this is encoded by the coding sequence ATGCTGCCGATCCCTGCCAGCCTCTCGGCCTGCGCCGTCGAGGTCCTGACCACCGCCGACGCCCTGGAGAAGGCCGCCAAGTCCCGCCGCTTCGCCAAGGCCTGGCGCGACGGCCGCGCGGCGGGCGGCGCCATGCCCATCGGCAGCGCGGTGCCGCCGCCGCGCCCGGCCCGGCCGGCCAAGCCCGACCTGCTGCCCCCGCGCGACGTGCCGCGCCGCCGCCCGGGCTCGCCCCAGGGGCGCAAGGCCCTGCTCCATGCGGTCGCCCATATCGAACTGAACGCCATCGACCTGCATTGGGATATCGTCGCCCGCTTCACCGCAACCCCGCTGCCGGTCGATTTCTACGACGACTGGGTGCGGACCGCGGACGAGGAGGCACGGCATTTCGAATTGCTGAGCGACTGCCTGCACGCAAGGGGCAGTTTCTACGGCGACCTGCCGGCCCATGCGGAAATGTGGCGTGCGGCCGAGGATACGGCCCACGACCTGCTGGCCCGCCTGACCGTGGTGCCCATGGTGCTGGAAGCCCGCGGCCTCGACGTTACCCCCGCCATGATCGAAATCTTCCGCAAGGCCGGCCCGGCGGAGGCGGACGCGGTCGCCGCCCTCGAAACCATTTATGCCGAAGAGGTCGGCCATGTCGCCCATGGCACGAAATGGTTCCACGTCCTCTGCGCCCGCCACGGCCTGCCGCCGCGGGAAACATTCCACGCCCTGATCCGGCAATATTTCCACGGCGCCCTGAAGCCGCCCTTCAACGACGAGAGGCGCGCCGCCGCCGGCCTGCCGCCCGATTTCTACCGGCCCCTGGCCGAAGGGTGA
- a CDS encoding chorismate mutase: MTRCNTMEEVRAEVDRLDRDIVRLLAEREQRIADAGRIKPTRDVVRDEARIEDVVHKIRAEALGHGASPDLIEAIYRDMMERFIAHEFVLWDANRQG; this comes from the coding sequence ATGACACGCTGCAACACCATGGAAGAGGTCCGGGCCGAGGTCGACCGCCTGGACCGCGACATCGTCCGCCTGCTGGCCGAACGCGAGCAGCGCATCGCCGACGCCGGCCGGATCAAGCCGACGCGCGACGTGGTCCGCGACGAGGCCCGGATCGAAGACGTGGTGCACAAGATCCGGGCCGAAGCCCTCGGCCATGGCGCCTCGCCCGACCTGATCGAAGCGATCTACCGCGACATGATGGAACGCTTCATCGCCCATGAATTCGTGCTCTGGGACGCCAACCGTCAGGGGTGA
- a CDS encoding DUF2937 family protein: MIRHLFLILFVIAGGIGASQLPNFARAYEQRLGGALGEVQKLVDAFATQAAAEGLTFNELAERHRQSSDSAVRGTADRMLALETRRKSLAAEMTVLSATTDSFGKVVTVATGSDRELLRDTLSTYEITATLDPMFGLGGVGFGWALYGLLGLVFRRRKRATPGGFVRR, translated from the coding sequence ATGATTCGTCATTTGTTCCTGATCCTGTTCGTGATCGCCGGCGGCATCGGCGCCAGCCAGCTGCCGAATTTCGCTCGCGCCTATGAACAGCGGCTGGGCGGCGCCCTGGGCGAAGTGCAGAAACTGGTCGATGCCTTCGCCACCCAGGCGGCGGCCGAGGGGCTGACCTTCAACGAACTGGCCGAGCGGCACCGCCAGTCCAGCGATTCGGCGGTGCGCGGCACGGCCGACCGCATGCTGGCGCTGGAAACGCGGCGGAAATCGCTGGCGGCGGAAATGACGGTGCTGAGCGCGACCACCGACAGTTTCGGCAAGGTGGTGACGGTCGCGACCGGCAGCGACCGCGAATTGCTGCGCGACACGCTGTCGACCTATGAGATCACGGCGACGCTGGATCCGATGTTCGGGCTGGGCGGGGTCGGCTTCGGCTGGGCGCTCTACGGCCTGCTCGGCCTCGTGTTCCGACGCCGGAAAAGGGCAACGCCGGGCGGTTTCGTCCGGCGCTGA
- a CDS encoding AraC family transcriptional regulator, with product MVDPLSDVIGLLRPRAVFTKGISGAGRWGVRYGDFGYPSFAAVIEGACRLAVDGQAALTLDAGDFILLPTTPGFTMTGFEPVAPEPVDPHAAAQATAELRHGRQDGPPDVRILGGYFVTEAGNGDLFLSLLPKQIHVRGVERLSVLVRLLIGEAAAAQPGRGLVLARLVEILLVEALRLAQAPDAPAGLLRGLGDGRLAEAIRRMHADPARPWTMAELARAAALSRSAFFERFSRHVGVPPMEYLLAWRMALAKDLLRRGEGGLAEVAARVGYGSASTFSTAFSRHVGQPPGRYARAPLP from the coding sequence ATGGTCGATCCTCTTTCGGATGTCATCGGGCTGCTCCGGCCCCGGGCGGTCTTTACCAAGGGCATCAGCGGCGCCGGGCGCTGGGGGGTCCGATACGGGGATTTCGGGTATCCCAGTTTCGCCGCCGTGATCGAAGGCGCCTGCCGGCTGGCCGTGGACGGGCAGGCGGCGCTGACTCTCGATGCCGGCGATTTCATCCTGCTGCCGACGACGCCGGGCTTCACCATGACCGGCTTCGAGCCCGTGGCGCCGGAGCCGGTCGATCCCCATGCGGCGGCGCAGGCAACGGCCGAGCTTCGCCACGGCCGCCAGGACGGCCCGCCCGATGTCCGCATCCTGGGCGGCTATTTCGTCACCGAGGCCGGCAACGGCGATCTCTTCCTGTCGCTGCTGCCGAAGCAGATTCATGTCCGGGGGGTGGAGCGGCTGTCCGTCCTGGTCCGCCTGCTGATCGGGGAGGCTGCGGCGGCCCAGCCCGGGCGCGGCCTCGTGCTCGCCCGCCTTGTCGAGATCCTGCTGGTCGAAGCCCTGCGCCTGGCCCAGGCGCCGGATGCCCCGGCGGGCTTGCTGCGCGGCCTGGGCGATGGCCGGCTGGCCGAAGCGATCCGGAGAATGCATGCCGATCCGGCCCGGCCCTGGACCATGGCGGAATTGGCGCGGGCGGCGGCGCTGTCGCGCTCCGCCTTCTTCGAGCGCTTCAGCCGCCACGTCGGGGTGCCGCCGATGGAATATCTGCTCGCCTGGCGCATGGCGCTGGCCAAGGACCTGCTGCGCCGGGGCGAGGGCGGTCTTGCCGAGGTCGCGGCGCGGGTCGGCTACGGCTCGGCCAGCACCTTCAGCACGGCGTTCAGCCGCCATGTCGGCCAGCCGCCCGGCCGCTATGCCCGGGCGCCGCTCCCCTGA
- the lepB gene encoding signal peptidase I, producing MKQSGRSSFMETVRTVIYAVLIALVIRSFLFEPFNIPSGSMRPTLEVGDYLFVSKFSYGYSRYSMPLGLDLFEGRVLESVPERGDVAVFRKPNEPNTDYIKRIVGLPGDRIQVTDGVLIVNGTPVPRERIDDYVETLPNGGVRRIEQYRETLPNGVTYTTFNLVGGSKADNTGVYEVPPGHYFAMGDNRDDSIDSRFPPEIGGVGFIPAENLIGRADLIFFSSDGSAGLFEPWKWFGAIRYERLLHVIR from the coding sequence ATGAAGCAGTCGGGCCGTTCGTCTTTCATGGAGACGGTGCGGACCGTCATCTATGCCGTGCTCATCGCGCTCGTCATCCGCAGCTTCCTGTTCGAGCCGTTCAACATTCCCTCCGGCTCCATGCGGCCGACGCTGGAGGTGGGCGACTATCTCTTCGTCTCGAAATTCTCCTACGGCTATTCGCGCTATTCGATGCCGCTCGGCCTCGACCTGTTCGAGGGCCGGGTGCTGGAAAGCGTGCCGGAGCGCGGCGACGTCGCCGTGTTCAGGAAGCCGAACGAGCCGAACACCGATTATATCAAGCGCATCGTCGGCCTGCCCGGGGACCGGATCCAGGTGACCGACGGCGTTCTCATCGTCAACGGCACGCCGGTGCCGCGCGAACGCATCGACGATTACGTCGAGACCCTGCCGAACGGCGGCGTCCGCCGCATCGAGCAATACCGCGAGACCCTGCCGAACGGCGTCACTTACACGACCTTCAACCTGGTCGGCGGCAGCAAGGCCGACAATACCGGCGTCTATGAAGTGCCGCCCGGCCATTACTTCGCCATGGGCGACAACCGGGACGATTCGATCGACAGCCGCTTCCCGCCAGAAATCGGCGGCGTCGGCTTCATTCCGGCGGAAAACCTGATCGGCCGCGCCGACCTGATCTTCTTCTCGTCGGACGGCTCGGCAGGGCTGTTCGAGCCTTGGAAATGGTTCGGCGCGATCCGCTACGAGCGCCTGCTGCACGTGATCCGGTGA
- a CDS encoding YkgJ family cysteine cluster protein encodes MEHDGPAGAPASPLALMRQQMAAADDRLRAGLAAARDEADIIAIARDLLALCEAVAADLAGLAPVKPLACRAGCDLCCRNLIQVRPLFAVLAAAEARATFPPAQFAVLLDRVAGGTDFCPFLFDGRCSIYHVRPMVCRGYYSLDFERCREGDYCEKGLGYQGDGGHAAHQSMVFLFALEKRIEAIEADLGLAPGLVLLDRAVRTLLAEPDATARWLAGEAVFTATGDPRLPG; translated from the coding sequence GTGGAGCATGATGGACCGGCGGGCGCCCCCGCCTCCCCCCTCGCCCTGATGCGGCAGCAGATGGCGGCGGCCGACGACCGGCTGCGCGCCGGCCTTGCCGCCGCCCGGGACGAGGCCGATATCATCGCCATCGCCCGCGACCTGCTGGCGCTATGCGAGGCGGTGGCGGCCGACCTCGCCGGCCTGGCGCCGGTGAAACCGCTGGCCTGCCGTGCCGGCTGCGATCTCTGCTGCCGCAACCTGATCCAGGTCCGGCCGCTCTTCGCCGTGCTGGCGGCGGCCGAGGCCCGCGCGACCTTTCCGCCGGCGCAATTCGCGGTGCTGCTCGACCGGGTCGCCGGGGGCACGGATTTCTGCCCCTTCCTGTTCGACGGCCGCTGTTCCATCTATCACGTCAGGCCCATGGTCTGCCGCGGCTATTACAGCCTCGATTTCGAGCGCTGCCGCGAGGGCGACTATTGCGAGAAGGGCCTCGGCTATCAGGGCGACGGCGGCCATGCCGCGCATCAATCGATGGTCTTCCTGTTCGCGCTCGAAAAGCGGATCGAGGCGATCGAGGCCGATCTCGGCCTGGCGCCGGGCCTCGTCCTGCTCGACCGCGCGGTCCGCACCCTGCTGGCCGAACCCGATGCCACGGCCCGCTGGCTGGCGGGCGAGGCCGTGTTCACCGCGACCGGCGACCCGCGCCTGCCCGGCTGA